The following are from one region of the Shinella sp. PSBB067 genome:
- a CDS encoding ABC transporter ATP-binding protein, producing the protein MIEIETITKRYGDTTVVDNVSMTIAPRSITVIVGTSGSGKTTLMRMINRLVEPSSGTILIDGKDNRSMPGYELRRHIGYAIQGHGLFPHRTVAENIATVPALLGWEKSRIDAKVRELLTLFQLDPAAFGPRYPHELSGGQQQRVGVARALAAEPNILLMDEPFGALDPVIRAKAQDDLLAIQRHFGTTIVLVTHDMEEAFHLADRIAVMDKGRIVQYAAPEEMLVNPATDFVETLIGAGERPFRLLSIGTVGDAMENGTAEGEPLVAETSQRDALSALLWSGREALPVVGADGAPIGRVTLAGLARRAARPQ; encoded by the coding sequence ATGATCGAGATCGAGACAATCACCAAGCGCTACGGCGATACCACCGTCGTCGACAATGTCTCGATGACCATCGCGCCGCGCTCGATCACCGTGATCGTCGGCACGTCCGGCTCCGGCAAGACGACGCTGATGCGCATGATCAACCGCCTCGTCGAGCCGAGCTCGGGAACGATCCTGATCGACGGCAAGGACAACCGCTCGATGCCCGGCTACGAGCTGCGCCGCCATATCGGCTATGCCATCCAGGGCCACGGCCTCTTCCCGCACCGCACGGTCGCCGAGAACATCGCCACCGTGCCGGCGCTGCTCGGCTGGGAGAAGAGCCGCATCGACGCCAAGGTCCGCGAGCTCCTGACCCTCTTCCAGCTCGATCCCGCCGCCTTCGGCCCGCGCTATCCGCATGAGCTCTCGGGCGGTCAGCAGCAGCGCGTCGGCGTCGCCCGGGCGCTCGCCGCCGAGCCGAACATCCTCCTGATGGACGAGCCCTTCGGCGCGCTCGATCCCGTCATCCGCGCCAAGGCGCAGGACGACCTTCTGGCGATCCAGAGGCATTTCGGCACGACCATCGTCCTCGTCACGCACGACATGGAGGAGGCGTTCCATCTCGCGGACAGGATCGCCGTGATGGACAAGGGCCGGATCGTGCAATACGCGGCGCCCGAGGAGATGCTGGTCAACCCCGCCACCGATTTCGTCGAGACGCTGATCGGCGCGGGCGAGCGGCCGTTCCGGCTGCTCTCCATCGGTACCGTCGGCGATGCCATGGAAAACGGCACCGCCGAAGGCGAGCCGCTCGTGGCCGAAACGAGCCAGCGCGATGCGCTCTCGGCGCTGCTCTGGTCCGGCCGCGAGGCGCTGCCGGTCGTCGGCGCCGATGGCGCGCCCATCGGCCGCGTCACCCTTGCCGGCCTTGCCCGGCGCGCTGCGAGGCCGCAATGA
- a CDS encoding ABC transporter permease: MTVRIDKLGVVIAALLAYGAFMAPFANFRANRIVPGEVQPILAALPSGLGVALMAFIAVALVLIVLKTPTVLRLVLGLVALLALAILIGLSAGHLTPPENTYARVSPASGFWLTSFAFALLTADALARLRPPPLARVALLAAVATAAALILMSGAWDGLSILKEYGSRAGTFWLEASRHVVLALGSLAAATLVGLPLGILCHRVEALRAGVLNVLNIIQTIPSIALFGLLIAPLGWVALHVPGAAAIGIRGIGAAPAFVALFLYSLLPVVANTVVGLAGVPRDANDAARGIGMTDRQRLFGVELPLAFPVILTGIRIVLVQNIGLATIAALIGGGGFGVFVFQGIGQTAMDLVLLGAVPTVALAFAAAIVLDAATELSSNKPGRAA; encoded by the coding sequence ATGACGGTGCGGATCGACAAGCTCGGCGTGGTGATCGCCGCATTGCTGGCCTACGGCGCCTTTATGGCACCGTTCGCCAATTTCCGGGCCAACCGCATCGTCCCCGGCGAGGTGCAGCCGATCCTCGCCGCGCTGCCTTCCGGCCTCGGCGTCGCGCTCATGGCCTTCATCGCCGTTGCGCTCGTCCTCATCGTGCTGAAGACGCCCACCGTGCTCCGGCTGGTGCTGGGGCTCGTGGCGCTGCTTGCCCTTGCCATTCTCATCGGCCTTTCTGCCGGCCACCTGACGCCGCCGGAAAACACCTATGCCCGCGTTTCGCCCGCCTCCGGCTTCTGGCTGACCAGCTTCGCCTTCGCACTGCTGACGGCCGATGCGCTGGCGCGGCTGAGGCCGCCGCCGCTGGCGCGGGTCGCGCTGCTTGCGGCCGTTGCCACTGCAGCCGCCCTCATCCTGATGTCGGGCGCCTGGGACGGGCTGTCGATCCTCAAGGAATACGGCAGCCGCGCCGGGACCTTCTGGCTGGAGGCGAGCCGCCATGTCGTGCTGGCGCTCGGCTCGCTCGCTGCGGCCACGCTCGTCGGCCTGCCGCTCGGCATCCTCTGCCACCGCGTGGAAGCGTTGCGCGCGGGCGTGCTCAACGTGCTGAACATCATCCAGACCATTCCCTCCATCGCGCTTTTCGGCCTGCTGATCGCGCCGCTCGGCTGGGTCGCGCTGCATGTGCCCGGGGCCGCGGCCATCGGCATCCGCGGCATCGGCGCCGCCCCGGCCTTCGTCGCGCTCTTCCTCTATTCGCTGCTGCCGGTCGTCGCCAACACGGTGGTCGGCCTCGCCGGCGTGCCGCGTGACGCCAACGATGCGGCCCGCGGCATCGGCATGACCGACCGCCAGCGGCTCTTCGGCGTCGAGCTGCCGCTCGCCTTCCCGGTCATCCTCACCGGCATCCGCATCGTGCTCGTGCAGAACATCGGGCTTGCCACCATCGCCGCGCTCATCGGCGGCGGCGGCTTCGGCGTCTTCGTCTTCCAGGGCATCGGCCAGACGGCGATGGACCTCGTGCTGCTCGGTGCGGTGCCGACCGTCGCGCTCGCCTTCGCCGCGGCCATCGTGCTCGATGCCGCGACAGAGCTTTCCAGCAACAAACCCGGCAGGGCCGCATGA
- a CDS encoding ABC transporter substrate-binding protein has translation MRPVVKFLGAALALGLAAGAAQAQVVVSSKIDTEGGVLGNIILSVLNANGIETTDRVQLGATPVVRQAIIAGEIDIYPEYTGNAAFFFEKADDPAWKDATKAYELAKTLDYDANKIVWLTPSPANNTWAIALRKDVTEPNKLVTLTDFGKYVADGGQVVLAASSEFVNSAAALPAFQTTYGFTLKPEQLITLSGGDTAATIAAAANQTNGANAAMVYGTDGGIAPSGLVVLEDDKGVQPVYQPSPIIREEVLKANPQIEEILKPVFEKLDLVTLQDLNGRVQVGGEPAKAVAEDFLKKNGFLK, from the coding sequence ATGCGCCCAGTCGTCAAATTCCTCGGAGCAGCCCTGGCCCTCGGCCTTGCAGCCGGCGCCGCTCAGGCCCAGGTCGTCGTCTCCTCGAAAATCGACACCGAAGGCGGGGTGCTCGGCAACATCATCCTTTCGGTGCTGAACGCCAACGGCATCGAGACGACGGACCGCGTGCAGCTCGGCGCGACGCCCGTCGTGCGCCAGGCGATCATCGCCGGCGAGATCGACATCTATCCGGAATATACCGGCAATGCCGCCTTCTTCTTCGAAAAGGCCGACGATCCGGCCTGGAAGGATGCGACCAAGGCCTATGAGCTTGCCAAGACCCTCGATTACGACGCCAACAAGATCGTCTGGCTGACGCCCTCGCCGGCCAACAACACATGGGCGATCGCCCTTCGCAAGGATGTCACCGAGCCGAACAAGCTGGTGACGCTGACCGATTTCGGCAAATACGTCGCCGATGGCGGCCAGGTGGTTCTCGCCGCCTCGTCCGAATTCGTGAACTCGGCCGCCGCGCTTCCGGCCTTCCAGACGACCTACGGCTTCACGCTGAAGCCCGAGCAGCTCATCACGCTTTCGGGCGGCGACACGGCCGCGACGATCGCCGCCGCCGCCAACCAGACGAACGGCGCCAATGCCGCCATGGTCTACGGCACGGACGGCGGCATCGCGCCGTCGGGCCTCGTCGTCCTGGAAGACGACAAGGGCGTGCAGCCGGTCTATCAGCCCTCGCCGATCATCCGCGAAGAGGTGCTGAAGGCCAATCCGCAGATCGAGGAAATCCTGAAGCCCGTCTTCGAGAAGCTCGACCTCGTGACGCTGCAGGACCTCAACGGCCGCGTGCAGGTCGGCGGCGAGCCGGCCAAGGCCGTCGCCGAGGACTTCCTCAAGAAGAACGGCTTCCTCAAGTAA
- a CDS encoding tyramine oxidase, translated as MRLMKHLASTALALGLVATAAAAHPLDGLTAEEYQKINQILRDGKVVDDATLYPLIELKEPAKADVLAWKEGDSLDRKATVYFTGADGFGEAVVNITQGTVESNEKTKGQPMVLFTEFMNALEGVLGHPDMVAGLEKRGLKPEEAFCLPLTAGNFFTDEYTNSRLMKVPCYKVPDGSNFYAKPIEGLFAIYDIGRKEVLRVIDTGAIDVPKDGWGYTEEEVAKRVPLRAGFNPVKLVQDGGPNYKINGSHLEWDIWRLNFRVDKRPGLVISNLDVNDDGTWRSVIYQTHLSEVFVPYMDPSEGWYWRTYMDSGEYGFGLFLTPLRAGVDCPAHATFLPATIADDKGAPLVIPNAICVFERSIGDPAWRHFEVFAQTPENPIPPEGRPATELVVRTASEVGNYDYLIDYRLQQNGQVNIYVGATGLDAVKGVASTSMKDATAREDTAHGTLIAPNLVAANHDHYFNFRIDFDVDQPVNHFSTMDIVPAKLDPSSPRKSMWTVEHKMPQTEMEARYKLSSMQPRYFHISNPSREGYLGHEPGYMIHHGDVSYGPFDFANDPPMKRNAYIEYSVWNTVYDPEQRYAGGKFAMQSDGSDTLAEWVKKDQSLMGKDIVTWFSAGFHHIPRMEDWPVMSTEWKTVHIMPHNFFAHNPALTIRNPK; from the coding sequence ATGAGACTGATGAAGCATCTTGCCTCGACGGCACTGGCGCTCGGCCTTGTCGCCACGGCTGCCGCGGCCCATCCGCTGGACGGGCTGACGGCCGAGGAATACCAGAAGATCAACCAGATCCTGCGCGATGGGAAGGTCGTGGACGACGCCACGCTCTATCCGCTCATCGAGCTGAAGGAGCCGGCCAAGGCCGACGTTCTCGCCTGGAAGGAAGGCGACAGCCTCGACCGCAAGGCGACCGTCTATTTCACGGGCGCCGACGGCTTCGGCGAGGCGGTGGTCAACATCACGCAAGGCACGGTCGAGAGCAATGAGAAGACCAAGGGGCAGCCCATGGTGCTCTTCACCGAATTCATGAACGCGCTGGAAGGCGTGCTCGGCCATCCGGACATGGTGGCGGGCCTCGAAAAGCGCGGCCTGAAGCCGGAAGAGGCCTTCTGCCTGCCGCTCACCGCCGGCAACTTCTTCACCGACGAATACACCAATTCCCGCCTGATGAAGGTGCCCTGCTACAAGGTGCCCGACGGTTCCAACTTCTACGCCAAGCCGATCGAGGGCCTCTTCGCCATCTACGACATCGGCAGGAAGGAAGTGCTGCGCGTCATCGACACCGGCGCCATCGACGTGCCGAAGGACGGCTGGGGCTACACGGAGGAAGAGGTCGCCAAGCGCGTGCCGCTGCGTGCCGGCTTCAACCCCGTCAAGCTGGTGCAGGATGGCGGGCCGAACTACAAGATCAATGGCAGCCATCTCGAATGGGACATCTGGCGCCTCAACTTCCGCGTCGACAAGCGCCCCGGCCTCGTCATCTCCAACCTTGACGTCAACGATGACGGCACCTGGCGCTCGGTCATCTACCAGACGCACCTGTCCGAGGTCTTCGTGCCCTACATGGACCCGTCGGAAGGCTGGTATTGGCGCACCTACATGGACAGCGGGGAATACGGCTTCGGCCTGTTCCTGACGCCGCTGCGCGCCGGCGTCGACTGCCCGGCCCATGCCACCTTCCTGCCGGCGACGATCGCCGACGACAAGGGCGCGCCGCTCGTCATCCCCAATGCGATCTGCGTCTTCGAGCGCAGCATCGGCGACCCGGCCTGGCGTCACTTCGAGGTCTTCGCCCAGACCCCGGAAAACCCGATCCCGCCGGAAGGCCGCCCGGCGACGGAACTCGTCGTGCGCACGGCCTCCGAGGTCGGCAACTACGACTACCTCATCGACTACCGCCTGCAGCAGAACGGCCAGGTCAACATCTATGTCGGCGCCACGGGCCTCGATGCGGTGAAGGGCGTGGCCTCGACCTCGATGAAGGATGCGACGGCTAGGGAGGACACGGCCCACGGCACGCTGATCGCGCCGAACCTCGTCGCCGCCAACCACGACCACTACTTCAACTTCCGCATCGACTTCGACGTCGACCAGCCGGTCAACCACTTCTCGACGATGGACATCGTGCCGGCCAAGCTCGACCCGTCGAGCCCGCGCAAGTCGATGTGGACGGTCGAGCACAAGATGCCGCAGACGGAGATGGAGGCGCGCTACAAGCTCTCGTCCATGCAGCCGCGCTACTTCCACATCTCCAACCCGTCGCGCGAAGGCTATCTCGGCCATGAGCCGGGCTACATGATCCACCACGGCGACGTTTCCTACGGCCCGTTCGACTTTGCCAACGACCCGCCGATGAAGCGCAACGCCTATATCGAATATTCGGTCTGGAACACGGTCTACGACCCGGAACAGCGCTATGCGGGCGGCAAGTTCGCCATGCAGAGCGACGGGTCCGACACGCTCGCCGAATGGGTCAAGAAGGACCAGAGCCTGATGGGCAAGGACATCGTCACCTGGTTCTCCGCCGGCTTCCACCACATCCCGCGCATGGAGGACTGGCCGGTCATGTCGACGGAGTGGAAGACCGTGCACATCATGCCGCACAACTTCTTCGCCCATAACCCGGCGTTGACGATCCGCAACCCGAAGTAA
- a CDS encoding aldehyde dehydrogenase family protein, whose protein sequence is MMEPKATIGGKPASSGSDLAVVNPATGEEIGRARNMGGAELDAAVAAAKAAFASWSAQSDEALQAACAAVAAKIEEHAGELAEIITLEQGKPLNGLGSRWEVGGAVAWAGYTAGLSLPVKVLQDNEQGRIELHRKPLGVVGSITPWNFPVMIAVWHILPALRTGNTVVVKPSPHTPLSTLRLVEIMNEVLPPDVVNVVTGDDRAFNLGGAMSAHPDIRKIVFTGSCATGQKVMQSAAETMKRLTLEMGGNDAGIVLPDADPGKIAEGLFWGAFINNGQTCAAMKRLYVHETIHDAVCEALVAYARNIPVGNGMDEASILGPIQNRMQFDKVSRLVADARERGTVLLGGAPGEGLFFPPTIICGLRNGDALVDEEQFGPALPVIRYHDVEEAIRLANDSPNGLGGSVWSSDIAAAKKVASRMACGSVWINKHGAIQPNAPFGGVKSSGLGVEFAEEGLAEYTDIQVVFA, encoded by the coding sequence ATGATGGAACCCAAGGCAACCATCGGCGGCAAGCCGGCGAGCAGCGGCTCGGACCTTGCCGTCGTCAACCCGGCGACTGGCGAGGAGATCGGCCGCGCGCGGAACATGGGCGGCGCCGAGCTCGATGCGGCGGTCGCGGCCGCAAAGGCGGCCTTCGCGTCATGGTCGGCGCAGAGCGACGAGGCGCTGCAGGCGGCCTGCGCGGCCGTGGCGGCGAAGATCGAGGAACACGCCGGCGAGCTTGCCGAGATCATCACGCTGGAGCAGGGCAAGCCCCTGAACGGCCTCGGCTCGCGCTGGGAGGTCGGCGGCGCGGTCGCCTGGGCCGGCTACACGGCCGGGCTCTCGCTGCCGGTCAAGGTCCTGCAGGACAACGAGCAGGGCCGCATCGAGCTTCACCGCAAGCCGCTCGGCGTCGTCGGCTCCATCACGCCGTGGAACTTCCCGGTCATGATCGCCGTCTGGCATATCCTTCCGGCGCTGCGCACCGGCAACACCGTCGTCGTCAAGCCGTCGCCCCATACGCCGCTGTCGACGCTCAGGCTGGTCGAGATCATGAACGAAGTGCTGCCGCCGGATGTCGTCAACGTGGTGACGGGCGACGACAGGGCGTTCAATCTCGGGGGCGCCATGTCGGCACACCCGGACATCCGCAAGATCGTCTTCACCGGCTCCTGCGCCACCGGCCAGAAGGTCATGCAGTCCGCGGCCGAGACCATGAAGCGCCTGACGCTGGAAATGGGCGGCAACGACGCCGGCATCGTGCTGCCGGACGCCGATCCCGGGAAGATCGCCGAGGGCCTCTTCTGGGGCGCCTTCATCAACAACGGCCAGACCTGCGCGGCGATGAAGCGGCTCTACGTGCACGAGACGATCCACGACGCGGTCTGCGAGGCGCTCGTCGCCTATGCGCGCAACATCCCCGTCGGCAACGGCATGGACGAGGCGAGCATTCTCGGCCCGATCCAGAACCGCATGCAGTTCGACAAGGTCTCGCGCCTCGTCGCCGATGCGCGCGAACGCGGCACGGTGCTGCTCGGCGGCGCGCCGGGCGAGGGGCTGTTCTTCCCGCCGACCATCATCTGCGGCCTTCGCAACGGCGATGCGCTGGTCGACGAGGAGCAGTTCGGCCCGGCCCTGCCTGTCATCCGCTATCACGACGTGGAGGAGGCGATCCGGCTTGCCAATGACAGTCCCAACGGGCTCGGCGGCTCGGTCTGGTCGTCGGACATCGCGGCGGCGAAGAAGGTGGCGAGCCGCATGGCCTGCGGCTCCGTCTGGATCAACAAGCACGGCGCCATCCAGCCGAACGCGCCCTTCGGCGGCGTGAAGTCCTCCGGCCTCGGCGTCGAGTTCGCCGAGGAGGGCCTTGCCGAATACACCGACATCCAGGTGGTCTTCGCCTGA
- a CDS encoding helix-turn-helix domain-containing protein produces the protein MQSLITPGHKPVPVEILEAEIRRVCGSFALEPMGRTGVVNGDVTTRRVGSFDTAIVALDASEVARNTRAIRQDPGEYFFLLVQDAGQCRIEQGDQVAELSPGDMFLVDSVRPSTFLYRGERSNQLSLHIPREEIVHRFGTACAGGLSISRADPLWLAMRAVIAKMIMEEGGQAQLGEAFLCLMGAYLHSTRMAGSPAPAETLLSRALAMIDRYRADPAFGPRELAVRLNVSERMLQRHFRPLGETPGHRLLNRRLELAHARLSARRGEQPSEGVTAVAFDCGFNDLSYFYREFRKKYGMTPGAVARCH, from the coding sequence ATGCAGTCGCTGATAACGCCGGGACACAAGCCTGTGCCGGTAGAAATTCTGGAGGCGGAGATCAGGAGGGTCTGCGGCTCTTTCGCCCTGGAGCCGATGGGGCGCACGGGTGTCGTCAACGGCGACGTCACGACGCGCCGCGTCGGCTCGTTCGACACGGCGATCGTCGCGCTCGACGCGTCCGAGGTCGCTCGCAACACCCGCGCCATCCGGCAGGATCCCGGCGAGTATTTCTTCCTGCTTGTGCAGGATGCCGGCCAGTGTCGCATCGAACAGGGCGACCAGGTCGCGGAACTGTCGCCGGGCGACATGTTCCTCGTCGATTCCGTCCGGCCCTCCACCTTCCTCTATCGCGGCGAGCGATCCAACCAGCTCTCGCTGCACATCCCGCGCGAAGAGATCGTGCACCGCTTCGGAACGGCCTGCGCCGGCGGGCTTTCGATCTCGCGGGCCGATCCCCTCTGGCTCGCCATGCGCGCGGTCATCGCCAAGATGATCATGGAGGAGGGCGGGCAGGCGCAGCTTGGCGAAGCCTTCCTCTGCCTGATGGGCGCCTATCTGCACTCGACGCGCATGGCGGGCAGCCCCGCGCCCGCCGAAACGCTGCTTTCCCGCGCGCTCGCGATGATCGACCGCTACCGGGCCGATCCTGCCTTCGGGCCGCGCGAGCTCGCCGTCCGCCTCAACGTCTCGGAACGCATGCTGCAGCGGCATTTCCGTCCGCTCGGCGAAACGCCCGGCCACCGGCTGCTCAACCGCCGGCTGGAGCTCGCCCATGCACGGCTGTCCGCCCGCCGGGGCGAGCAGCCCTCCGAGGGCGTCACCGCGGTTGCCTTCGACTGCGGCTTCAACGACCTTTCCTATTTCTACCGCGAGTTCCGCAAGAAATACGGCATGACGCCGGGCGCGGTCGCGCGCTGCCATTGA
- a CDS encoding 3-hydroxyacyl-CoA dehydrogenase NAD-binding domain-containing protein translates to MTVTIAREGSIAVVTVDNPPVNALSQALRQALVEAVAELDADGAVKAVVLICAGRTFIAGADVGEFGKPPQPPHLPDVVARIEGASKPWVAAIHGSALGGGLEVALGCAYRVAVASASLGLPEVRLGIIPGAGGTVRLPRLIGPAAAVDLVTGGSPVGAKKAEGLELVDAVIDGDLRAGAIAFAGDVAAKPLPQPISARAVPAVEDSFWESAEKAVAAKAKREAAPLRALASIRNASRTDFAAGMAFERETFLELRGSAQAAALRHVFFAERAAPRPPELSGVTPRAIRSAAVIGGGTMGAGIAAALRDAGLPVVLVERDGAAVERGMANIRAIYDGAVKRGRLVQAVSDERMAGVAGGDDYGLLADTDLVIEAVFEDLAVKRAVFERLSGICRPDAVLATNTSYLDPAAISEGIGHPERFLGLHFFSPAHVMKLLEIVPTGTTAPDVLATGFALARLLGKIPVRAGICDGFIGNRILKVTRAQAERLLLSGAAPSTVDAAMRAFGLPMGPFEAQDLGGLDIAAFQRRAARERGETPFAPVADRLCAAGRLGQKTGGGWYDYMPGERTPTPSEAVAAIIAEEAAGRPQRAWDEAAIADAIVLPMVNEAARILEERVALRAADVDLVKIHGYGFPRWRGGPMHYAEARGLCEVVAVLDRLCADGLAEPPCAGLRRAVEAGGFSLLAG, encoded by the coding sequence ATGACCGTCACCATCGCCCGCGAGGGCTCCATCGCCGTCGTCACCGTGGATAATCCGCCCGTCAACGCGCTGTCGCAGGCGCTGCGCCAGGCGCTGGTGGAGGCGGTGGCGGAACTGGATGCGGATGGCGCGGTGAAGGCCGTCGTGCTGATCTGCGCCGGCCGCACCTTCATCGCCGGGGCGGATGTCGGCGAGTTCGGCAAGCCGCCGCAGCCGCCGCACCTGCCGGACGTGGTGGCGCGCATCGAGGGCGCAAGCAAGCCCTGGGTCGCGGCCATACACGGCAGCGCGCTCGGCGGCGGCCTTGAAGTGGCACTCGGCTGCGCCTATCGCGTCGCGGTTGCCTCGGCCAGCCTCGGCCTGCCGGAAGTCAGGCTCGGCATCATCCCAGGCGCCGGCGGCACGGTGCGCCTGCCGCGCCTGATCGGCCCCGCCGCCGCGGTGGACCTCGTGACGGGCGGCAGCCCGGTGGGCGCGAAGAAGGCCGAAGGCCTCGAGCTTGTCGATGCGGTGATCGACGGCGACCTGCGCGCCGGCGCGATCGCTTTTGCCGGCGACGTCGCCGCAAAGCCTCTGCCGCAGCCGATCTCCGCCCGCGCGGTGCCGGCAGTCGAGGATAGTTTCTGGGAAAGCGCGGAAAAGGCCGTTGCCGCGAAGGCGAAGCGCGAGGCCGCGCCGCTGCGGGCGCTCGCTTCGATCCGCAATGCCAGCCGGACGGATTTTGCCGCCGGCATGGCGTTCGAGCGGGAGACGTTTCTGGAACTGCGCGGCTCGGCGCAGGCCGCGGCGCTGCGCCATGTCTTTTTCGCCGAGCGCGCCGCGCCGCGCCCGCCCGAGCTTTCCGGCGTCACGCCACGCGCCATCCGCTCCGCGGCCGTCATCGGCGGCGGCACGATGGGCGCGGGCATCGCCGCGGCGCTGCGCGATGCCGGCCTGCCGGTGGTGCTGGTCGAGCGCGATGGCGCGGCGGTCGAACGCGGAATGGCCAATATCCGCGCGATCTATGACGGTGCCGTGAAACGCGGGCGTCTTGTGCAGGCCGTCTCGGACGAGCGCATGGCGGGCGTTGCCGGCGGCGACGACTACGGGCTGCTCGCCGATACCGACCTCGTCATCGAGGCGGTCTTCGAGGACCTTGCCGTCAAGCGCGCCGTTTTCGAAAGGCTTTCCGGGATCTGCCGGCCGGATGCCGTGCTCGCCACCAACACCTCCTATCTCGACCCTGCCGCCATCAGCGAGGGCATCGGCCATCCGGAACGCTTCCTCGGCCTGCACTTCTTCAGCCCCGCGCATGTCATGAAGCTGCTGGAGATCGTGCCCACGGGGACGACCGCGCCGGATGTGCTGGCGACGGGCTTCGCACTCGCCCGCCTGCTCGGCAAGATCCCGGTACGCGCCGGCATCTGCGACGGCTTCATCGGCAACCGGATCTTGAAGGTGACGCGGGCGCAGGCCGAGCGGTTGCTGCTGTCTGGCGCGGCGCCTTCGACCGTCGATGCCGCCATGCGGGCCTTCGGCCTGCCGATGGGGCCTTTCGAGGCGCAGGATCTCGGCGGTCTCGACATCGCCGCCTTCCAGCGCAGGGCCGCCCGCGAGCGGGGCGAAACCCCCTTCGCGCCGGTCGCGGACCGATTGTGCGCCGCCGGGCGCCTCGGCCAGAAAACCGGCGGCGGCTGGTACGACTACATGCCGGGCGAGCGCACGCCGACACCATCCGAGGCGGTGGCGGCGATCATCGCCGAGGAGGCCGCCGGCCGGCCGCAGCGGGCGTGGGACGAGGCCGCGATCGCCGACGCCATCGTGCTGCCCATGGTCAACGAGGCGGCGCGCATCCTGGAAGAGCGCGTCGCGCTTCGCGCCGCAGATGTCGATCTCGTGAAGATCCACGGCTACGGTTTCCCGCGCTGGCGCGGCGGCCCGATGCATTATGCCGAGGCGCGGGGCCTTTGCGAGGTCGTGGCCGTGCTCGACCGGCTTTGCGCGGACGGTCTTGCCGAGCCGCCTTGCGCCGGCCTTCGTCGTGCGGTGGAAGCCGGCGGTTTTTCGCTGCTTGCAGGCTAG
- a CDS encoding ABC transporter ATP-binding protein: protein MLTVEGLRSRYGRIKVLHGIDLDVASGEIVTVVGANGAGKTTLLKCLSGIQPVSAGSILFRGEALTSVPAHRRVQRGLAQSPEGRQIFTNLTVEENLRLGAYLFADEKVDRDREDAFAMFPILREKRNLAAGGLSGGQQQMLAIARALMGRPSCLLLDEPSMGLAPILVAQIFDVVKSMKALGVTVLLVEQNAFGALSVADRGYVMETGRITMSGPAAELIADERIRAAYLGI from the coding sequence ATGCTGACGGTTGAGGGACTGCGCTCGCGCTATGGCCGCATCAAGGTGCTGCACGGCATCGACCTCGACGTGGCGTCCGGCGAGATCGTCACCGTGGTCGGCGCGAACGGCGCGGGCAAGACGACGCTGCTCAAGTGCCTTTCCGGTATCCAGCCGGTCTCGGCGGGGTCCATCCTCTTCCGCGGCGAGGCGCTGACATCCGTGCCGGCGCATCGCCGCGTGCAGCGCGGCCTTGCCCAGTCGCCGGAGGGCCGGCAGATCTTCACCAACCTGACGGTGGAGGAGAACCTGCGCCTAGGCGCCTATCTCTTCGCCGACGAGAAGGTGGACCGGGACAGGGAGGACGCCTTCGCGATGTTCCCGATCCTCAGGGAGAAGCGGAACCTTGCGGCGGGCGGACTTTCCGGCGGCCAGCAGCAGATGCTGGCGATCGCCCGCGCGCTGATGGGGCGCCCCTCCTGCCTGCTGCTCGACGAGCCCAGCATGGGCCTTGCACCCATCCTCGTCGCGCAGATCTTCGACGTGGTCAAAAGCATGAAGGCGCTCGGCGTCACCGTGCTTCTCGTCGAGCAGAACGCCTTCGGCGCGCTTTCCGTGGCGGACCGGGGTTATGTCATGGAGACGGGGCGCATCACCATGTCCGGCCCCGCCGCCGAACTGATCGCGGACGAACGCATCCGCGCCGCTTACCTGGGAATATGA